From Salvia splendens isolate huo1 chromosome 3, SspV2, whole genome shotgun sequence, a single genomic window includes:
- the LOC121793534 gene encoding uncharacterized protein LOC121793534 → MFDHWMHKHPLTLVETQRGNQCYGCEQPFSSGEQAYGCSKRCWDSKLFHEECVSMARKIQHPLHPQHILIQKRHRYWWERHSLKCEFCERLTWGICYRCTSSGCKFQMHLRCAQGGDVVDATEDDDDEQRRAVIHHPSHPKHELKLLRRWCSFKCNACGTTRKGSSYTCINEACQYWIHERCASLPLTIERKDHHHSLALSFHVPLEYIKFDYKCDVCSKFLFPQYWVYHCQLCRYIVHIQCAFNKPPRTIKNDADASNRKDTIHLPTDEVVEELITPFVMKQRGGRTLIPPIIPRVDDLVNAKYKFRHHRHKLTLVSSSPHDHQIEEDEEEEEDEENYGKRSELICDCCITPISSCYMSCSECKYNLHMACFHLPPRISSLPIHEDDHRLLLQSPNKLKPWKYKSCSVCKYDMNGLFYACVHCDFKADVKCACMPDTIHHTAHPKHLLKFVTSSDMFPKLFSSTLVVSLLCAAGCGLPACLHDCYRCSSNSCDFIVHLRCVLLPASVTSSRWDKHHQLPLTYNATLNRPGDFYCDQCETQMNPKRWMYHCRHCDISFHPDCFKTTSGEWRNIKLGQEYENDEAHPHALTFQLLTTKRRCDICGEDRHEQEGFHCASCNFFVCLKNCGKEMIRNGDMKAVRLREIYASNRSINLSSLSFEMIIIHGLI, encoded by the exons ATGTTTGATCATTGGATGCACAAGCATCCACTTACTTTGGTGGAAACTCAAAGAGGAAATCAATGTTATGGTTGTGAACAACCGTTTAGTAGTGGAGAGCAAGCTTATGGATGCAGCAAGAGATGTTGGGATTCAAAATTATTTCACGAAGAATGTGTATCAATGGCGAGAAAGATACAACATCCATTGCATCCTCAACACATACTCATCCAAAAACGGCATCGATATTGGTGGGAACGTCATTCACTTAAGTGTGAATTTTGTGAAAGGTTGACATGGGGAATTTGTTACAGATGTACAAGCTCAGGATGTAAGTTTCAGATGCACTTGAGATGCGCGCAAGGAGGTGACGTGGTGGATGCAACAGAAGATGACGATGATGAACAAAGGCGGGCTGTGATACATCATCCAAGTCACCCCAAACATGAATTGAAGTTGTTGAGGAGATGGTGTTCCTTCAAATGCAATGCTTGCGGCACCACACGCAAGGGGAGTTCATATACATGCATCAATGAAGCTTGTCAATATTGGATCCATGAGAGATGTGCATCCTTGCCTCTAACCATCGAAAGGAAAGACCACCATCACTCTCTCGCTCTTTCATTTCATGTCCCACTTGAATATATCAAGTTTGACTACAAATGTGATGTTTGCAGCAAATTTTTGTTCCCCCAATATTGGGTATATCATTGTCAACTCTGCAGATATATTGTCCACATCCAATGTGCCTTCAACAAGCCGCCTCGTACCATTAA AAATGACGCTGATGCATCCAATCGAAAAGACACGATCCATCTTCCAACAGACGAGGTGGTTGAGGAACTAATTACACCCTTTGTGATGAAACAAAGGGGAGGAAGAACATTGATACCACCCATCATCCCTCGTGTTGATGACTTGGTGAATGCGAAGTATAAGTTCCGTCATCACCGACATAAACTCACTTTAGTCTCATCATCCCCTCATGACCATCAAAtcgaggaagatgaagaagaagaagaagacgaggagAATTATGGGAAAAGATCAGAGTTAATATGTGACTGCTGCATCACTCCCATCTCTTCTTGCTATATGAGTTGCAGCGAATGCAAATATAATCTTCACATGGCGTGCTTTCACTTGCCACCTCGCATCTCCTCTCTTCCAATCCACGAAGATGATCACCGGCTACTTCTTCAATCTCCCAACAAACTTAAACCTTGGAAGTACAAAAGTTGCAGTGTGTGTAAGTATGATATGAATGGGCTGTTCTATGCTTGTGTGCATTGCGACTTCAAAGCAGACGTCAAGTGTGCTTGTATGCCGGATACCATACATCACACGGCCCACCCGAAGCATCTCCTCAAGTTTGTGACTAGTTCGGATATGTTCCCTAAATTGTTCTCATCAACCTTGGTTGTTTCCTTGTTGTGTGCAGCTGGTTGTGGTCTGCCTGCATGTTTACATGATTGCTACAGGTGCAGCAGCAACTCATGTGATTTCATTGTGCACCTTCGTTGCGTTTTGCTGCCGGCATCAGTGACCAGCTCTAGATGGGACAAGCACCACCAGCTGCCCTTGACGTACAACGCCACTCTCAACCGTCCCGGTGATTTCTACTGCGATCAGTGTGAAACGCAGATGAATCCCAAGAGATGGATGTATCATTGCCGCCACTGCGATATATCCTTCCATCCAGATTGCTTCAAAACTACATCTGGCGAGTGGAGAAACATCAAGCTGGGGCAGGAGTACGAGAACGACGAAGCTCACCCACACGCTCTCACCTTTCAACTTCTCACCACAAAACGCCGCTGCGACATTTGTGGTGAGGATAGGCATGAGCAAGAAGGGTTTCACTGTGCGTCGTGCAACTTCTTCGTTTGTCTCAAAAACTGCGGTAAAGAAATGATCAGAAATGGAGACATGAAGGCCGTCCGGCTGAGAGAAATATATGCTTCGAATCGATCAATCAATCTGAGTAGTTTATCATTTGAAATGATCATTATTCATGGCTTAATCTGA
- the LOC121794614 gene encoding protein NRT1/ PTR FAMILY 5.11-like, protein MFLMKEVLRMFSKHIIDFKKSILFILGLIWSFKMVEQTFVNILITRLATENNYDLLGSVGVVNLLELLYVLLILISSYASNRIKVYKGRFFMVVFSTTFFFIGLIHSFAEAGNDDEWQLSLGLFYPAMAIMAFGRGALAVTLKAFLDDQFRSKYGDDNERQQHTKFWWSLVSSLAALFVQVSPLTGFDLKKLEKVLIVVMGCFFLVFTFGFDYYSDDKERKHNVTSIAKVKRPVNILALWGCLSVLSIVFASGSTFFFLEAITLSDREYIIPVILLLDNLTRFTGFVVSESCSLVIIKLKEQKRYNIQKMELVRIGMGMWCCVLCCNFAVGVSTHRKYGAGGSKMSVYWLTPQFFLLGLVRGLAKDGFQSLYESQVRKYGWALGELARGVGCLLSILCIRIFSGKNFKWFQNNVDTSSLNKYYSFLAVLSVANAMLYCWIAGWYLAQPFLGKLKQKRGGRVMDSRMHNPEGSSGKYDHDDKKMKDKSW, encoded by the exons ATGTTTCTCATGAAAGAAGTCTTACGCATGTTTAGTAAGCACATCATCGACTTCAAAAAATCAATTCTGTTCATCCTAG GGCTCATATGGAGCTTCAAGATGGTGGAGCAGACATTTGTCAACATATTAATCACGCGTCTCGCCACGGAGAATAATTATGACCTCCTAGGCTCTGTGGGCGTCGTGAATTTGCTGGAACTATTGTACGTTCTTCTCATACTGATCTCCTCCTACGCAAGTAACAGAATCAAGGTTTACAAGGGCCGTTTCTTCATGGTGGTTTTCTCCACTACATTTTTCTTCATC GGATTGATACACAGCTTCGCGGAGGCTGGAAATGACGATGAATGGCAGCTTAGTTTAGGGTTATTCTACCCTGCTATGGCGATAATGGCTTTTGGGCGAGGGGCGCTGGCCGTCACGCTGAAAGCATTTCTCGACGACCAGTTTAGGTCGAAGTATGGCGACGACAATGAGAGACAACAACACACCAAATTCTGGTGGTCTCTAGTCTCCTCATTGGCTGCCCTCTTCGTTCAGGTGTCGCCTTTAACGGGATTCGACTTGAAAAAACTCGAAAAAGTATTAATCGTTGTGATGGGATGTTTCTTCTTAGTGTTCACATTTGGTTTTGATTACTACTCCGATGATAAGGAGAGGAAACACAACGTTACTTCGATTGCAAAAGTAAAGAGGCCAGTGAATATTTTGGCGTTGTGGGGTTGTTTATCCGTTTTAAGCATAGTTTTTGCTTCGGGAagcaccttcttcttcttagaaGCCATCACGCTTAGTGACCGGGAATATATTATACCTGTCATTCTCTTACTCGACAACTTGACTAGATTCACGGGGTTTGTGGTCTCAGAATCCTGCAGCCTCGTAATAATAAAACTCAAGGAGCAAAAGCGATACAACATACAGAAGATGGAGCTGGTGAGAATCGGCATGGGAATGTGGTGCTGCGTGCTGTGCTGCAACTTCGCTGTGGGTGTTTCGACACACAGGAAGTACGGAGCAGGTGGTAGCAAAATGAGCGTATATTGGCTAACTCCACAGTTCTTTCTACTGGGACTGGTGAGGGGACTAGCTAAAGACGGGTTTCAATCGTTGTACGAGTCTCAGGTAAGGAAATACGGGTGGGCGTTGGGAGAGCTCGCGCGAGGAGTTGGTTGCTTATTGAGCATACTTTGCATTCGCATCTTCAGCGGGAAGAATTTCAAATGGTTCCAGAACAATGTAGACACCAGTAGCCTCAACAAGTATTATAGTTTTTTGGCTGTTTTAAGTGTTGCGAATGCTATGCTTTACTGTTGGATCGCGGGTTGGTACCTAGCCCAACCTTTCCTAGGGAAACTCAAACAAAAACGAGGTGGTAGAGTAATGGATAGCAGAATGCACAATCCAGAAGGAAGCTCCGGGAAATATGATCATGACGACAAGAAGATGAAAGACAAGTCTTGGTGA